From Spirosoma aerolatum, one genomic window encodes:
- the sufD gene encoding Fe-S cluster assembly protein SufD — translation MTPSYASYNEFKEQLLAAFRDNEERMNGERKSALHQIRRSALRQFDQLGFPTIRNEEWKYSSVNGLLKQSFELDETTTLTIDDLAPLEIPNLDGNIIYFINGRYHAELSRLISPADQVQIMSFADATKADPELIDTHFAQYADYQENAFTALNTALANDGIVIRVPANATVEQPIILRFITDTRTKNITSQPRNLVLVGKNAEVMMAESYRTLGEGTSFVNVVTEIVLERDARMQYYKVQNETEQAYHIGTTQVNQADNSHFYSATVTLNGSFVRNNLNIVLNGQQAEAFMYGLYMPNGRQHVDNHTLVDHAMPNSYSNELYKGILDDNSTGVFNGKIFVRPDAQKTNAYQSCKNVVLSSGATMNTKPQLEIFADDVKCSHGTTTGQLNDEALFYMRSRGIPKDEARTLLLYAFSQDVLSQIKIQPIREYLEKVVTQKLTK, via the coding sequence ATGACTCCCTCTTACGCATCTTATAACGAGTTTAAAGAGCAATTGCTGGCGGCTTTTCGGGACAACGAAGAGCGAATGAACGGCGAGCGTAAAAGCGCGCTGCATCAGATCCGGCGTAGTGCTCTGAGACAATTCGACCAGCTTGGCTTTCCAACCATTCGGAACGAAGAATGGAAATACTCCAGTGTAAATGGCCTCTTGAAACAGTCGTTTGAACTGGACGAGACAACCACACTGACGATAGATGACCTGGCTCCGCTGGAAATTCCAAACCTTGATGGCAACATTATTTATTTTATCAATGGGCGCTATCATGCTGAATTATCCAGGCTCATCAGCCCGGCCGACCAGGTTCAGATCATGAGTTTCGCCGATGCTACAAAAGCAGATCCTGAGCTAATCGATACCCACTTCGCCCAGTATGCCGACTATCAGGAGAATGCTTTTACGGCCCTAAACACCGCGCTGGCTAACGACGGTATTGTGATCCGGGTACCTGCCAACGCAACGGTGGAGCAACCGATCATTCTTCGGTTTATTACCGACACACGCACTAAAAACATCACCTCGCAACCCCGTAATCTGGTACTGGTGGGCAAAAATGCTGAGGTCATGATGGCCGAGTCGTATCGGACTCTGGGCGAAGGCACCAGCTTCGTGAACGTCGTTACTGAGATTGTCCTCGAACGGGATGCCCGGATGCAGTATTACAAGGTGCAGAACGAAACCGAACAGGCGTATCATATTGGGACCACGCAGGTAAACCAGGCCGATAACAGTCATTTTTATTCGGCTACGGTCACGCTCAACGGCAGCTTTGTGCGTAACAACCTGAATATTGTACTGAATGGTCAGCAGGCCGAAGCGTTTATGTATGGCCTCTACATGCCAAACGGCCGTCAGCATGTCGATAACCACACGTTGGTAGACCATGCCATGCCCAATTCGTACAGTAATGAACTGTACAAGGGTATTCTGGACGACAACAGTACAGGGGTTTTCAACGGTAAGATTTTCGTCCGGCCCGACGCCCAGAAAACCAACGCGTATCAGTCGTGTAAGAATGTCGTCCTTTCGTCTGGCGCTACGATGAACACCAAGCCGCAGTTAGAAATTTTTGCGGACGATGTAAAGTGTTCTCACGGAACTACGACCGGTCAGCTCAACGACGAAGCCTTATTTTATATGCGTTCACGAGGGATTCCGAAAGACGAGGCCCGGACGTTGCTGCTGTATGCATTCTCGCAGGATGTGCTGAGCCAGATCAAAATTCAACCTATCCGGGAATATCTGGAAAAGGTGGTGACACAAAAACTGACGAAATAA
- a CDS encoding response regulator translates to MNRNRRISFMIALGLLITILIGINAWHTTDRLIELNNWVVHTHRVLNKTQRLLALLTNMDNDLRSYLLSENLYFKADFERTSREMSQQLKSLRTLSVDNPVQFKRLQLLDTLFQVKLDRSRTLFQDNGIEPGKARLDSIERFLSISSNFYQVLKATESYENVLLEAREAQNKRSVSYATISNLIGAIAALLMILWAIYVLYRSLRKSNQLNQKLTESDQQAKKLLEAVPVPIVIVDREGKFYYANQAAYHLFDNLLVFDQYNRTVNTDYLFRFPDGVPYPPEERPTYRALQGETVQVDDLELRVNGKVIHLLSSATPVYDAQGQLQYVITSSIDLSDRVQSQTRLQEAKKIAEKAAKIKEDFLANMSHEIRTPLNAMLGFSELMETTTLDKEQREYIGLIRTAGKNLLTIVNDILDISKLEAGMIKLESIPFSIQMLTASLRAMCQAAVADKGLQLTVKIASDLPDLFLGDPTRLTQILLNLLNNAIKFTKQGSVSLFVEKGEPSTAERVMVRFIIEDTGIGIAEDVLPAIFERFQQADDFTTRYYGGTGLGLNIVKALTELQGGSVQVSSTVGQGSRFIVAIPYPIAQQPNTFNQPILSTMAPIEGDVWVLVVEDNLMNQKLAVQVLKRLGYHVQVADNGQKALAMLAEAAFDVILMDLQMPVMDGYETTRQIRSTLKSTVPIIAMTAHALPSEQEECLKAGMNDFLPKPFQLEELQLLMRKYVSANRLVRPTSLQVQITPLSTQFSIDPLLNAVGNNMELATELIDIYLNETPQGMDALQLAISQQNVEEIKRLIHTQQVHTKMLGMHEATRLILETEALIREKKAFSDIQPLVEQYIREVKAVLPQLSQYVQSSVDGEA, encoded by the coding sequence ATGAACAGAAACCGACGCATCTCCTTCATGATCGCTTTGGGTTTACTGATTACTATACTCATTGGAATCAACGCCTGGCATACAACCGATCGATTAATTGAGTTGAATAATTGGGTCGTGCATACCCATCGCGTGCTCAATAAAACGCAGCGATTGTTAGCCTTGCTGACCAATATGGATAACGATTTGCGCAGCTATCTACTGAGTGAAAATCTCTATTTCAAAGCTGACTTTGAGCGTACCAGTCGTGAAATGAGTCAGCAGCTGAAAAGCCTTAGAACGCTATCAGTCGATAATCCAGTTCAATTCAAACGTTTGCAGTTACTGGATACGCTCTTTCAGGTAAAGCTGGATCGAAGCCGTACATTGTTTCAGGACAATGGAATTGAGCCGGGGAAGGCAAGGCTCGATTCGATCGAACGGTTTTTAAGTATTAGCAGTAACTTCTATCAGGTGCTTAAAGCAACGGAAAGCTACGAAAACGTTTTGCTTGAAGCCCGTGAAGCGCAGAACAAACGCTCGGTTTCGTACGCCACTATCAGCAATCTGATAGGGGCAATTGCGGCTTTATTAATGATTCTTTGGGCCATTTACGTATTGTATCGGTCCTTGCGAAAGAGTAATCAACTTAATCAAAAACTTACCGAAAGCGACCAGCAAGCCAAGAAATTACTCGAAGCGGTGCCCGTTCCTATCGTCATCGTTGATCGGGAAGGTAAATTTTATTACGCTAACCAGGCCGCCTATCATTTGTTTGATAATCTGCTTGTCTTTGATCAATACAACCGAACGGTCAATACAGATTACCTCTTCCGGTTTCCTGATGGGGTACCCTATCCACCTGAAGAGCGGCCTACCTACCGAGCGTTGCAGGGGGAGACGGTACAGGTAGATGATCTTGAGCTACGCGTCAATGGTAAAGTGATTCATTTACTCAGTTCGGCCACACCAGTCTACGATGCCCAAGGGCAATTGCAATACGTCATTACATCGAGTATCGATCTTAGCGATCGTGTTCAATCGCAGACTCGCCTGCAGGAGGCTAAGAAAATTGCCGAAAAAGCGGCTAAGATCAAGGAGGATTTCTTAGCTAACATGAGCCATGAAATTCGGACTCCCCTGAATGCCATGCTTGGTTTTTCCGAATTGATGGAAACAACAACGTTGGATAAAGAACAACGGGAGTATATTGGCTTGATTCGAACGGCAGGTAAGAACCTGTTAACGATTGTGAACGACATTCTTGATATTTCCAAGCTGGAAGCTGGGATGATCAAACTGGAGTCGATTCCGTTTAGTATTCAGATGCTGACTGCCTCGCTTCGAGCTATGTGCCAGGCAGCCGTAGCCGATAAAGGCTTGCAGTTGACAGTTAAAATAGCTTCGGATTTGCCCGATCTGTTCTTAGGTGATCCGACCCGCCTGACTCAGATCCTGCTGAATCTGCTGAATAATGCTATCAAGTTTACCAAGCAGGGCAGTGTAAGCCTGTTTGTCGAGAAAGGGGAGCCGTCAACGGCCGAACGCGTAATGGTGCGCTTCATTATCGAAGATACGGGTATTGGTATTGCCGAAGATGTATTGCCTGCCATCTTTGAACGTTTTCAGCAGGCTGACGATTTTACGACCCGGTATTATGGAGGAACGGGACTGGGGCTAAACATTGTCAAAGCATTGACCGAACTTCAGGGTGGTTCGGTTCAGGTGAGCAGTACGGTGGGGCAGGGGTCTCGTTTTATCGTAGCGATCCCTTACCCGATAGCCCAGCAGCCGAATACCTTTAATCAGCCGATTTTGTCGACTATGGCTCCCATTGAAGGGGATGTGTGGGTGTTGGTGGTTGAAGATAATCTGATGAATCAAAAGCTGGCCGTTCAGGTACTGAAACGATTGGGATATCATGTTCAGGTAGCCGACAATGGCCAGAAAGCACTTGCTATGCTGGCCGAAGCGGCTTTTGATGTGATTCTGATGGATCTCCAGATGCCGGTTATGGATGGCTATGAAACGACTCGTCAGATCCGGTCAACCCTGAAAAGTACAGTGCCTATTATTGCCATGACAGCCCATGCGCTGCCCAGTGAGCAGGAAGAGTGTTTGAAAGCGGGAATGAATGATTTTCTGCCGAAGCCGTTCCAACTGGAGGAGCTTCAGTTGCTCATGCGCAAATACGTGTCGGCCAATCGGCTGGTTCGCCCAACCTCTTTACAGGTGCAGATAACACCTTTATCGACTCAGTTTTCAATTGATCCTTTACTCAACGCCGTTGGTAATAACATGGAATTGGCCACTGAGTTAATCGACATTTACCTGAATGAGACCCCGCAGGGCATGGATGCCTTACAACTAGCAATAAGCCAGCAGAATGTAGAGGAAATAAAGCGACTCATTCACACCCAGCAGGTCCACACCAAAATGCTGGGTATGCACGAAGCGACCCGATTGATCCTGGAAACGGAAGCACTGATACGAGAAAAGAAAGCGTTTAGTGACATCCAGCCATTAGTAGAGCAATATATCCGGGAAGTGAAAGCTGTATTGCCCCAATTAAGCCAGTATGTTCAGTCCAGCGTTGATGGCGAAGCGTAG